Proteins found in one Rhizobium sp. BT04 genomic segment:
- a CDS encoding helix-turn-helix transcriptional regulator: MTYDLARGKRIREAISRGKYRKVHALAAELNVSVAAVSRWQNGGHTSLESACALAHLLDVSLDWLLLGRGTMDWHRNSPISTTELQLVLALRDRPASTRSNLIGLLESIPLAHP; encoded by the coding sequence ATGACGTACGACCTGGCACGCGGCAAACGCATTCGCGAGGCGATATCCCGCGGCAAGTATCGGAAAGTTCACGCACTCGCTGCCGAACTGAACGTGTCCGTCGCCGCCGTCTCGCGCTGGCAGAATGGCGGTCACACCTCGCTCGAAAGCGCCTGCGCCCTCGCGCACCTTTTGGATGTCTCCCTCGACTGGCTGCTGCTCGGGCGGGGCACCATGGATTGGCACAGGAACAGCCCGATCTCGACCACCGAACTGCAATTGGTTCTGGCGCTGCGCGACCGGCCCGCGTCTACCCGGTCCAATCTCATCGGGCTGCTCGAATCCATCCCCCTGGCACACCCGTAA
- a CDS encoding glycoside hydrolase family 15 protein yields the protein MTVAFWNEPTTVANPAHIGANAPAVKPRPAFAQTDLVALSRYFSLLMMRNITSDGYVIEDPASPGVFSAPGCVIAAPSYPANTPGVDQDYVFNWVRDGAITAIEIALAGLLPVPGGVSPSLVDYVNFAALCQANAKNSATVTLGHACFTITGEVRPWSEQNDGPAIQSIAILTVFDQLDGATQTIAKQLVETNLSYLLEVYQNKTTNLWEEYEGYSFFARAVQLRFFREISTNTIGIAVPAGVADAISWLESQLATHWNGQLYVSILDAAEQAGYDANIDIVSSVCYGGIDPTDTRLLATAAILRRQWADPSSSNYYPINGADAAKGLGPLFGRYPGDHYDGDVAAPVVGGHPWALCTANFAEFQYRLANAIEASGAIPLDQFSEPFFAELGLGASSSAADASAALRASSDVMLRAIVYHSDHYELSEQFDGTVGYEKSVRNLTWSYASFLSAVRARSAAAPAAAKSKPRNSRGPRS from the coding sequence ATGACAGTTGCGTTTTGGAATGAGCCAACGACAGTTGCTAACCCGGCCCATATCGGCGCCAATGCGCCTGCAGTCAAACCGCGGCCCGCCTTCGCCCAGACCGATCTGGTCGCATTGTCGCGCTATTTTTCTCTTCTGATGATGCGCAACATCACAAGCGATGGTTATGTCATCGAGGATCCGGCATCGCCCGGCGTCTTTTCGGCCCCGGGCTGCGTCATCGCCGCACCCTCCTATCCAGCGAACACGCCTGGTGTCGACCAGGACTATGTTTTCAACTGGGTCCGCGATGGGGCCATTACGGCCATCGAGATCGCACTTGCCGGCTTGCTGCCCGTTCCGGGCGGGGTTTCGCCGAGCCTGGTCGACTACGTGAACTTCGCCGCGCTCTGTCAGGCGAATGCGAAGAATTCCGCGACCGTCACACTTGGCCACGCCTGCTTCACCATCACCGGCGAGGTTCGTCCATGGTCGGAGCAGAATGACGGACCGGCCATTCAGTCGATTGCGATCCTGACCGTGTTCGATCAGCTGGATGGCGCCACGCAGACGATCGCCAAACAATTGGTCGAGACCAACCTCTCTTATCTTCTCGAAGTTTACCAGAACAAGACCACAAATCTCTGGGAGGAATATGAGGGCTATTCCTTTTTCGCAAGGGCGGTACAGCTGCGCTTTTTCCGGGAAATTTCCACAAACACGATCGGTATAGCGGTGCCTGCGGGGGTAGCCGATGCCATCTCCTGGCTGGAAAGCCAGCTGGCCACCCACTGGAACGGGCAGCTCTATGTGAGCATTCTGGATGCCGCGGAGCAAGCCGGTTACGACGCGAACATCGATATCGTCTCTTCGGTCTGCTATGGCGGGATCGACCCGACCGATACCAGGCTTCTGGCAACGGCGGCCATCCTGCGGCGCCAGTGGGCGGATCCCTCGTCTTCGAACTATTACCCGATCAATGGCGCCGACGCGGCCAAAGGGCTCGGACCACTCTTCGGGCGCTATCCTGGCGATCACTACGATGGCGATGTGGCGGCTCCGGTGGTCGGCGGGCATCCCTGGGCTCTGTGCACCGCCAACTTCGCCGAGTTTCAATATCGGCTTGCCAATGCCATCGAGGCCAGCGGCGCCATCCCCCTCGATCAGTTCTCCGAGCCCTTCTTCGCGGAACTGGGACTTGGCGCATCCAGCAGCGCCGCCGACGCGTCAGCTGCCTTGCGGGCTTCGTCTGACGTCATGCTGCGCGCCATCGTCTATCACAGCGATCACTATGAACTCAGCGAACAGTTCGATGGAACCGTTGGTTACGAGAAAAGCGTCCGGAACCTCACCTGGAGCTACGCCTCCTTTCTCTCGGCAGTCAGAGCCCGTTCCGCCGCCGCCCCGGCCGCTGCCAAGTCCAAACCCCGAAACTCCCGCGGCCCGAGATCGTGA
- a CDS encoding GMC oxidoreductase, producing the protein MLFPLESAIKADAKTVAASGEYDIVIVGSGISGAIIAKQAAEAGKRVLILEAGTGANSTLEGYDNLLTTFYSAASKDNQSPFPLNANAAMPRSPQLRKLQAGETDSSTYIVQSGPYVSDTTYTRIFGGTTMHWEAKTPRLLRSDFKTRSIFGQGLDWPLSFEEVEDDYRLAEREIGVSADVEDQQYLGQTFAEDYVFPMRGLPLSYLDQRVNKGIEGTSVELYDKTYPLKVRPYPQGRNSIPNPAYDGGKGYRPIGAVDTHQVEEGGRCQGNTNCVPLCPVQARYHSGKTLAKAFAANGKWGERLVELLPQAVASKVNIDPDSGKVRSLEVKIYKDPASPAHETITVKGKVFVLAAGAIETARLMLASGLRSTSGLVGRNLMDHAYLLNWALMPEICGTMRGTSSTGGIVDLRDGPFREKQAAFAIDIHNDGWGWATGAPTSDLLELVDDRNLYGADLRRGMIDQVSRQLLLAFMIEVMPVESNRITVDPQYTDALGNMRPILSFTVPEYTMKGAAYGRQFARTVFTRLGAQDHTQYDPSDFGYVAYEGQGYAIRGGNHLAGTHIMGTTKTNSVVDKNQRSWDHENLYLVGGGSMPTIGTANVTLTLAAMCFRSGRDILKSLH; encoded by the coding sequence GTGCTTTTTCCCCTCGAATCCGCGATAAAAGCCGATGCCAAGACCGTCGCAGCCTCTGGCGAATACGATATCGTGATCGTCGGCAGCGGCATTTCCGGAGCAATCATTGCCAAGCAGGCTGCGGAGGCGGGCAAGCGTGTCCTTATCCTTGAAGCCGGAACCGGTGCCAACAGCACTCTGGAAGGCTACGACAATCTGCTGACGACGTTCTATTCGGCGGCCTCCAAGGACAACCAGTCGCCGTTTCCGCTGAATGCGAACGCGGCCATGCCCCGCAGCCCGCAGCTTCGCAAACTGCAGGCGGGGGAAACCGATAGCTCGACTTATATCGTTCAATCCGGCCCCTATGTCAGCGACACGACATATACCCGTATTTTCGGCGGAACGACCATGCATTGGGAGGCGAAAACGCCTCGCCTGCTTCGCTCGGATTTCAAGACGCGCAGCATTTTCGGCCAAGGGCTGGACTGGCCGCTGAGCTTTGAGGAAGTCGAGGATGATTACCGCCTGGCCGAGCGGGAAATCGGCGTATCGGCAGATGTCGAAGATCAGCAATATCTGGGGCAGACCTTCGCGGAAGACTATGTCTTTCCCATGCGCGGCCTGCCGCTTTCCTATCTGGATCAGCGGGTCAACAAGGGCATCGAAGGCACCAGTGTCGAACTTTACGACAAGACCTATCCCCTGAAGGTCAGGCCCTATCCGCAGGGGCGCAACAGCATACCAAACCCGGCCTATGACGGTGGGAAGGGCTACCGTCCCATCGGTGCAGTCGATACGCATCAGGTCGAAGAGGGCGGCCGCTGCCAGGGCAACACCAACTGCGTACCGCTCTGTCCCGTGCAAGCGCGTTACCACTCCGGCAAAACGCTTGCCAAGGCGTTCGCGGCAAACGGGAAATGGGGCGAGCGGCTTGTCGAACTGTTGCCACAGGCGGTCGCATCGAAGGTCAACATCGATCCGGATAGCGGGAAAGTCCGCTCTCTCGAGGTCAAGATTTACAAGGACCCGGCCTCACCTGCTCACGAGACCATCACCGTCAAAGGCAAGGTCTTCGTGCTTGCGGCAGGCGCCATCGAAACGGCGCGTCTTATGCTGGCCTCCGGCCTGCGTAGCACCAGCGGTCTTGTCGGACGCAATCTGATGGACCACGCCTACCTGCTGAACTGGGCGCTGATGCCGGAAATCTGCGGCACGATGCGCGGAACCAGTTCGACGGGCGGTATCGTGGACCTGCGGGACGGCCCGTTCCGGGAAAAACAGGCCGCTTTCGCCATCGATATCCATAATGACGGTTGGGGCTGGGCCACGGGCGCGCCGACCTCCGACCTTCTCGAACTGGTGGATGATCGCAACCTCTACGGGGCGGATCTTCGGCGGGGCATGATCGACCAGGTGTCACGGCAGTTGCTGCTGGCATTCATGATCGAGGTCATGCCCGTCGAAAGCAACCGCATCACGGTGGATCCGCAATATACCGATGCTCTCGGCAACATGCGGCCCATCCTGTCTTTCACGGTTCCGGAATATACCATGAAGGGTGCCGCCTATGGCCGCCAGTTTGCGCGCACCGTCTTCACGCGTCTGGGCGCGCAGGATCATACCCAATACGACCCTAGCGATTTCGGCTATGTGGCCTATGAGGGGCAAGGCTATGCGATCCGCGGCGGCAATCATCTGGCCGGCACCCATATCATGGGAACGACGAAGACCAATTCCGTCGTGGACAAGAACCAGCGCAGCTGGGACCACGAAAACCTCTATCTCGTGGGCGGCGGCAGCATGCCGACGATCGGCACGGCCAATGTCACCTTGACGCTGGCCGCCATGTGCTTCCGCAGCGGCCGCGACATTCTGAAGTCTCTGCATTGA